One stretch of Saccharopolyspora erythraea DNA includes these proteins:
- a CDS encoding diguanylate cyclase domain-containing protein, with translation MPLPRPTGTDAVPWRAVCDQAASPMTVLDMQGRFLYVNQALCRLLRCDREELVRNHRKYFIHPDDRAAAELFNEVVAAPSGEVCREFRCVRSDGAVIWLLLCASLVRDDGGRPVCVTTHAQDITERRESEARWQQTFTRAPIGMALLDTRGRWTEVNAALCRQLGYSCEELLAVEPSDLTYPGDDPTAAVADVVEGLKDTASLETCFRHKLGYPVWLFVRISAVQGPDGHAAYLVGQYEEIGDGRMTDDHLAHLALHDPLTGLANRVLLTDRLDQSLAELPRTGGVLAVLLVDLDELKLVNDRHGHLVGDQLLMSAADALLRAARPGDTVARFGGDEFVVVSRVVDQQAAEALRRHVEGFLHDEIDASGIRLPLRASVGLASTADPSTSRSDLLHAADQSMYSRKHQSQI, from the coding sequence ATGCCGTTACCGCGCCCAACCGGCACCGACGCGGTTCCGTGGCGCGCCGTCTGCGACCAGGCCGCGTCGCCGATGACCGTGCTCGACATGCAGGGGCGCTTCCTCTACGTCAACCAGGCTCTGTGCCGGCTGCTGCGTTGCGACCGCGAGGAGCTCGTGCGCAACCACCGGAAGTACTTCATCCACCCGGACGACCGGGCCGCCGCGGAACTGTTCAACGAGGTGGTCGCGGCCCCGTCGGGCGAGGTCTGCCGCGAGTTCCGTTGCGTGCGCTCCGACGGCGCGGTGATCTGGTTGCTGTTGTGCGCGTCGCTGGTCCGCGACGACGGCGGCAGGCCGGTCTGCGTGACGACGCACGCCCAGGACATCACGGAGCGGCGCGAGTCGGAGGCGCGGTGGCAGCAGACGTTCACCCGCGCACCCATCGGCATGGCCCTGCTCGACACACGGGGGCGCTGGACGGAGGTCAACGCGGCGCTGTGCAGGCAGCTCGGATACAGCTGCGAGGAACTGCTGGCCGTGGAGCCGTCCGACCTGACCTATCCCGGCGACGACCCGACCGCCGCGGTCGCCGACGTCGTCGAGGGCCTGAAGGACACCGCTTCCCTGGAGACCTGCTTCCGGCACAAGCTCGGCTACCCCGTCTGGCTGTTCGTCCGCATCAGCGCCGTGCAGGGGCCCGACGGCCACGCCGCGTACCTCGTCGGCCAGTACGAGGAGATCGGCGACGGGCGGATGACCGACGACCACCTGGCCCACCTGGCGTTGCACGACCCGCTCACCGGGCTGGCCAACCGCGTCCTGCTCACCGACCGGCTGGACCAGAGCCTGGCGGAGCTGCCGCGCACCGGCGGTGTGCTGGCCGTGCTGCTGGTGGATCTGGACGAGCTGAAGCTGGTCAACGACCGGCACGGGCACCTCGTCGGTGACCAGTTGTTGATGTCCGCCGCAGACGCGCTGTTGCGCGCCGCCCGTCCCGGCGACACCGTTGCCCGCTTCGGGGGTGACGAGTTCGTCGTCGTCAGCCGGGTGGTCGACCAGCAGGCGGCGGAAGCGCTCCGCCGCCACGTCGAAGGGTTCCTGCACGACGAGATCGACGCGTCCGGCATCCGGCTGCCGCTGCGCGCGAGCGTCGGGCTCGCGAGCACCGCAGACCCGTCGACCTCGAGGAGCGACCTGCTGCACGCCGCCGACCAGAGCATGTACAGCCGCAAGCACCAGTCCCAAATCTGA
- a CDS encoding haloacid dehalogenase type II, producing the protein MAEIRDIEVVVFDVLGTLVDEPSGLRAAIRDALPASGDAYVDELLTAWQEHVESEQQRIGQGDRAYANSEVIDEEAARRVADHAGLTDPATIARLASAGQRLPAWGDSAAALERLARHFPVLGLSNASRTALPRLNAHAGLRWHQALSAEAVSAYKPAPEVYRLAVDTAGCAAERVLMVAAHAWDLRGAQATGMRTAYVRRPVGDPPTSSDVFDWQFGGLDELVTALTAT; encoded by the coding sequence ATGGCCGAGATCCGCGATATCGAGGTCGTGGTCTTCGACGTCCTCGGAACACTGGTCGACGAACCCAGCGGCCTTCGAGCGGCGATCCGCGACGCATTGCCCGCTTCCGGCGATGCGTACGTAGACGAGCTTCTCACCGCTTGGCAGGAGCACGTCGAGTCCGAGCAGCAACGCATCGGGCAAGGGGACCGCGCGTACGCGAACAGCGAGGTCATCGACGAAGAGGCCGCTCGGCGGGTGGCCGACCACGCCGGACTCACCGATCCGGCGACCATCGCGCGGCTTGCCTCAGCAGGTCAGCGCCTTCCGGCCTGGGGCGACTCCGCCGCCGCTCTCGAACGACTCGCGCGGCACTTCCCCGTGCTGGGCCTCTCCAACGCCAGCCGCACCGCGCTGCCGCGACTCAACGCACACGCCGGGCTGCGCTGGCACCAAGCCCTCTCCGCCGAAGCCGTCAGCGCCTACAAGCCGGCACCGGAGGTGTACCGGCTCGCCGTCGACACCGCCGGATGCGCCGCAGAGCGCGTGCTCATGGTGGCGGCTCACGCCTGGGACCTCCGCGGAGCGCAGGCGACCGGCATGCGCACCGCCTACGTCCGTCGGCCGGTCGGCGACCCGCCGACGAGTTCCGATGTCTTCGACTGGCAGTTCGGCGGACTCGACGAACTGGTGACCGCACTGACAGCGACGTAG
- a CDS encoding CGNR zinc finger domain-containing protein, with protein MDFAFVSGNPALDLAGTVGSRRGEPVDALAVPADLERWVAECEELPSRVTADLATFESALSLREAIYRLALDRVLDRPFDPGGLEIVNDAAAGPVPAIELSDAGLRMSGDLPAVLSQIARSGIGVLADPHACLKECGRAGCTRIYLDRSRGARRAWCGMEECGNRVKAAAYRARRRAATTAEGQS; from the coding sequence GTGGATTTCGCGTTCGTGAGCGGCAACCCCGCCCTGGACCTGGCCGGGACCGTGGGGTCTCGTCGGGGCGAGCCCGTAGACGCCCTGGCCGTGCCCGCGGACCTCGAGCGGTGGGTGGCCGAATGCGAGGAGCTTCCGAGCCGCGTGACCGCCGACCTCGCCACCTTCGAGTCCGCTCTGTCGCTGCGAGAGGCGATCTACCGGCTCGCTCTTGATCGGGTGCTTGATCGGCCGTTCGATCCGGGCGGTCTCGAGATCGTCAACGACGCGGCCGCCGGTCCGGTGCCCGCGATCGAGCTCAGCGACGCCGGTCTGCGCATGTCGGGGGACCTGCCCGCAGTTCTCTCGCAGATAGCCAGAAGCGGTATCGGTGTGCTCGCCGATCCGCATGCCTGTTTGAAGGAGTGCGGTCGCGCCGGCTGCACTCGCATCTACCTCGACCGCTCGCGCGGCGCCCGGCGCGCCTGGTGCGGGATGGAGGAGTGCGGCAACCGCGTCAAGGCCGCGGCTTACCGGGCTCGCAGGCGGGCTGCGACCACGGCCGAGGGGCAGTCCTGA